A region from the Benincasa hispida cultivar B227 chromosome 10, ASM972705v1, whole genome shotgun sequence genome encodes:
- the LOC120088481 gene encoding internal alternative NAD(P)H-ubiquinone oxidoreductase A1, mitochondrial-like: MAWLRYLKKLSPTKPLLRSTNPHPFLPFPFLLSHFTSLPISDAAAVSRPPALGPTETGEKPRVVVLGSGWAGCRVMKGLDTSIYDVVCVSPRNHMVFTPLLASTCVGTLEFRSVAEPIARIQPAISREPGSYFFLANCTAVNTDEHSVQCETVTDGLNTLEPWRFKLSYDKLIIALGSQPLTFGIHGVKEHAIFLREVYHAQEIRRKLLLNLMLSDVPGISEEEKRRLLHCVVVGGGPTGVEFSGELSDFIMKDVTQRYAHVKDYIQVTLIEANEILSSFDDRLRHYATKQLTKSGVQLVRGIVKDVKPQSIILNDGSEVPYGLLVWSTGVGPSPFVNSLEVPKSPGGRIGIDEWLRIPSVEDVFAIGDCSGFLESTGKQVLPALAQVAERQGKYLAALLNKIGKEGGARAGSGKDLELGAPFVYKHLGSMATIGRYKALVDLRQSKEAKGLSMAGFLSWFVWRSAYLTRVISWRNRLYVAVNWATTFIFGRDISRI; this comes from the exons ATGGCGTGGCTCAGGTATCTGAAGAAACTTTCACCCACTAAACCACTACTCAGATCCACAAATCCACACCCATTTCTTCCCTTCCCCTTCCTCCTCTCTCATTTTACCTCTCTCCCCATCTCCGATGCGGCGGCGGTTTCACGGCCGCCGGCACTTGGACCGACGGAGACCGGCGAGAAGCCGAGGGTGGTGGTTTTGGGTTCCGGCTGGGCAGGTTGCAGAGTCATGAAGGGCTTGGACACAAGCATATACGACGTCGTTTGTGTTTCGCCTCGTAACCACATGGTCTTCACTCCTCTTCTCGCTTCAACTTGCGTTGGAACTCTGGAATTCAGATCCGTCGCTGAACCTATCGCCCGGATCCAGCCCGCCATTTCTCGCGAACCTGGTTCTTATTTCTTCCTCGCTAATTGTACTGCCGTCAACACTGATGAACATTCG GTGCAATGTGAAACGGTTACTGATGGGTTGAACACTTTGGAACCGTGGAGGTTTAAATTATCATATGATAAGTTGATCATAGCGTTGGGATCCCAGCCGTTAACTTTTGGGATTCATGGGGTCAAAGAACACGCTATTTTTCTTCGTGAGGTTTATCATGCTCAGGAAATTCGTAGGAAGTTGCTTTTGAACTTGATGTTATCTGATGTTCCAG GCATCTCAGAGGAAGAGAAACGTCGGCTTCTACACTGTGTTGTTGTTGGAGGAGGACCAACAGGAGTTGAGTTCAGTGGGGAGCTTAGTGATTTTATCATGAAAGATGTTACTCAAAGATATGCTCATGTGAAAGATTATATCCAAGTTACTTTGATTGAG GCAAATGAGATATTGTCTTCCTTTGATGATAGACTCCGGCATTATGCTACTAAGCAATTGACAAAG TCAGGAGTTCAACTTGTACGCGGCATTGTCAAAGATGTTAAACCTCAGAGCATCATTCTCAATGATGGTTCTGAGGTTCCTTATGGGTTACTAGTTTGGTCTACTGGTGTTGGGCCCTCACCTTTTGTAAATTCCTTGGAAGTTCCAAAGTCTCCTGGTGGCAG GATTGGAATAGATGAGTGGTTACGTATTCCTTCTGTGGAAGATGTGTTTGCAATAGGTGATTGCAGTGGGTTCCTAGAGAGTACAGGGAAACAAGTTCTTCCAGCTTTGGCCCAG GTAGCAGAGCGCCAAGGCAAATATTTAGCAGCCTTGCTGAATAAAATTGGTAAAGAAGGTGGAGCACGAGCAGGTAGCGGAAAAGACTTGGAACTTGGAGCGCCTTTTGTCTACAAGCATCTCGGAAGTATGGCAACAATTGGAAGATACAAGGCTCTTGTCGACCTTAGGCAGAGTAAA GAAGCAAAGGGGTTATCCATGGCAGGGTTCCTCAGTTGGTTCGTTTGGCGTTCGGCTTATCTAACACGTGTCATAAGCTGGAGGAACAGATTGTACGTGGCAGTGAACTGGGCTACAACTTTCATCTTCGGTCGTGATATAAGCCGAATATAG
- the LOC120088359 gene encoding zinc finger CCCH domain-containing protein 66 produces the protein MMCNGCNRKSASPNFMMDGGFKQGGLRFCISVLLEFSATDDLIGFRSAVEEDGYNIDEASLWYGRIFGSKKMGYEERTPLMVAAMFGSMNVLSYILRSGRVDVNRACGSDGATTLHCAVAGGSAVADQVVKLLLDASADVSAVDANGNRPGDLIAPDFTSASCSRKKVLQELLNGREEALGSSESIFYERETLEPLELSTPRASRDGTEKKEYPVDLSLPDIKNGIYSTDEFRMYTFKIKPCTRAYSHDWTECPFVHPGENARRRDPRKYHYSCVPCPEFRKGTCRRGDACEYAHGIFECWLHPAQYRTRLCKDETGCTRKVCFFAHKPEELRPLYASTGSAVLSPRSICGSSLDIASISPLTLGSPSALIPPSSTPPLTPSGVSSPMGGTMWQTQCNITPPTLQLPGSRLKASLSVRDIDLDVELLSLESQRRRQQQLMDEMSCLPSPTRWNNGLPTPASFPSPRSRNGELNGLGGMNPTNLDDIFGSVDPAILPQLQGFSLDSVGSQVQSPSGIQMRQSLNQSFLSSYANSIGSPPARSSQPSVSAAASVLSSRAAAFAKRSQSFIERSVVNRHSGLSPPATSTTAMPLNLSDWGSPDGKLDWGIRGEELNKLRKSASFGFRNSCTSSLATSTMHTAAPEPDVSWVQSLVKDAPSENSVQLSMDEQQQQQQQLCHLDNGDSKQRYMEQEQLVA, from the coding sequence ATGATGTGCAATGGTTGCAATAGGAAATCTGCAAGCCCTAACTTCATGATGGACGGCGGATTTAAACAAGGGGGATTGCGATTTTGTATCTCTGTTTTGCTTGAATTTTCagctacagatgatctgattGGATTTAGGAGTGCTGTTGAGGAAGATGGTTATAATATTGATGAGGCAAGTTTGTGGTATGGGAGGATTTTTGGTTCAAAAAAGATGGGGTATGAAGAAAGGACTCCTCTTATGGTTGCAGCCATGTTTGGGAGTATGAATGTTCTGTCTTATATCCTTCGCAGTGGTCGTGTTGATGTCAATCGAGCTTGTGGTTCAGATGGTGCAACAACTCTCCATTGTGCTGTTGCTGGTGGTTCTGCTGTTGCAGATCAGGTTGTCAAACTATTGCTTGATGCTTCTGCTGATGTGAGTGCTGTCGATGCAAACGGTAACCGGCCTGGTGACTTGATTGCTCCTGATTTTACTTCAGCCTCTTGTTCAAGGAAAAAAGTGTTACAAGAATTGCTAAATGGTCGTGAAGAAGCTCTCGGTTCATCTGAGTCAATATTTTATGAGAGAGAAACGTTGGAGCCACTGGAGCTATCAACCCCTCGGGCTTCACGAGATGGGACAGAGAAGAAAGAGTATCCAGTCGATCTTTCACTTCCAGACATCAAGAATGGAATCTATAGCACTGATGAGTTTAGAATGTATACTTTTAAGATCAAACCTTGTACAAGAGCTTACTCGCATGATTGGACAGAGTGTCCATTTGTTCACCCTGGAGAGAATGCAAGGAGGCGGGACCCGAGGAAATACCATTACAGTTGTGTCCCGTGTCCAGAATTCCGAAAGGGAACATGTAGACGAGGGGATGCCTGTGAATATGCTCATGGAATTTTTGAATGTTGGCTCCATCCTGCTCAATATCGTACCCGTCTTTGCAAGGATGAAACTGGATGCACCCGAAAAGTCTGTTTCTTTGCTCACAAACCAGAAGAGCTCCGCCCCTTGTATGCTTCAACCGGTTCTGCTGTGCTGTCTCCAAGATCAATATGTGGTTCTTCTCTAGACATTGCATCGATTAGTCCACTTACCCTTGGTTCTCCTTCAGCTCTGATACCTCCTTCATCAACTCCACCTTTAACTCCTTCTGGAGTTTCTTCTCCAATGGGTGGAACCATGTGGCAGACTCAATGTAATATTACGCCTCCGACCTTGCAGCTTCCAGGTAGCAGGCTAAAGGCTTCTTTGAGCGTGAGAGACATAGATTTAGATGTTGAGTTACTCAGTCTTGAAAGTCAGCGCCGTAGACAACAACAGCTAATGGATGAGATGTCCTGCCTACCTTCCCCTACCAGATGGAACAATGGCTTGCCAACCCCCGCATCTTTTCCATCCCCAAGGAGTAGAAATGGAGAACTGAATGGACTTGGAGGCATGAACCCTACTAACCTCGATGACATTTTTGGGTCCGTAGATCCTGCAATTTTGCCTCAATTACAAGGGTTTTCATTGGATTCTGTGGGATCTCAAGTACAATCCCCTTCCGGGATTCAGATGCGCCAAAGCTTGAACCAGTCTTTCCTCTCAAGCTATGCTAACAGCATTGGATCCCCTCCTGCAAGGTCGTCTCAACCATCCGTGTCTGCTGCAGCTAGCGTTCTAAGTTCTAGGGCTGCTGCTTTCGCCAAGCGTAGCCAGAGTTTTATCGAACGTAGTGTGGTGAACCGTCATTCGGGACTCTCACCCCCAGCTACATCCACTACTGCCATGCCTTTGAACCTGTCTGATTGGGGTTCGCCCGACGGAAAATTAGACTGGGGAATTCGTGGAGAAGAACTCAACAAGTTAAGGAAGTCTGCATCATTTGGATTCCGAAACAGTTGCACCAGTTCTCTGGCGACGTCCACGATGCACACTGCTGCTCCCGAGCCAGACGTGTCGTGGGTTCAGTCCCTGGTGAAGGATGCTCCATCTGAAAACTCTGTGCAGTTGAGTATGGACGAGCAACAGCAACAGCAACAGCAGCTTTGTCATCTCGACAATGGCGATTCAAAGCAAAGGTACATGGAACAGGAGCAGTTAGTTGCTTGA
- the LOC120088945 gene encoding myelin transcription factor 1-like, with product MTVREREERGNSSNTKVAENKKQNVEEEEEDINLQIGASNSQNQIKKVRITEESKDGEESERSSKRSRIKESEEAESTINEEEEESDSSEVGKDPLLATEEIVMEYHDFIDYIYHQILKEDEQKWSEIVERGKLLVKTVNRSLRTVKLEMECIEAVEDFEKQYLFRKTHIPQILSLLRHINSRIESSTNFRLVSNIKNRRKVLPMCLRELETSKQELSEMIDVIQVLKELDLKSEDDDDDADDDDEEETE from the coding sequence ATGACCgttagagagagagaagagagaggcAATTCATCGAACACCAAAGTTGCAGAAAACAAGAAGCAaaatgtagaagaagaagaagaagacatcAACCTTCAAATCGGTGCATCCAACTCTCAAAACCAGATCAAGAAAGTTCGGATTACCGAAGAATCGAAGGATGGCGAAGAATCGGAGAGATCAAGCAAACGATCACGAATCAAAGAATCAGAAGAAGCAGAATCAACGATAAATGAGGAAGAGGAAGAATCTGATTCATCTGAAGTTGGAAAGGATCCTCTGTTGGCAACAGAGGAAATCGTAATGGAATACCATGATTTCATTGACTACATATatcatcaaattttgaaagaagaTGAACAGAAATGGAGTGAGATTGTTGAGAGAGGAAAACTCCTGGTAAAGACTGTGAATCGAAGCCTGAGAACAGTGAAATTAGAAATGGAATGTATTGAAGCAGTAGAAGATTTTGAGAAGCAATATCTTTTCAGAAAAACACATATTCCTCAAATATTATCTCTGCTTCGACACATAAATTCACGTATAGAATCTTCCACTAATTTCAGGCTTGTTTCAAACATCAAGAACAGGAGAAAAGTTTTGCCGATGTGTTTAAGGGAGCTTGAGACCTCCAAACAAGAACTGAGTGAAATGATTGATGTAATTCAAGTACTGAAGGAACTGGATTTAAAAtcagaagatgatgatgatgatgctgatgatgatgatgaagaagaaacaGAGTAA
- the LOC120088392 gene encoding probable pyridoxal 5'-phosphate synthase subunit PDX1, with protein sequence MADTGVVTVYGNGVICEATKKSPFSVKASLAQILRGGVIMDVVNAQQARIAEEAGACAVMALEKVPADIRAQGGVARMSDPRLIKEIKQAVTIPVMANARIGHFVEAQILEAIGVDYIDESEVLTPADDKNHINKHNFRIPFVCGCRNLGEALRRIREGAAMIRTKGEAGTGNIVEAVRHVRSVMGDIRMLRNMDDDEVFCYAKRIGAPYDLVMQTKQLGRLPVVHFAAGGIATPADAAMMMQLGCDGVFVGSGVFKSSDPEKRARAIVRAVTHYSDPDVLAEVSFGLGEPVAGINLSDGNVNVERYANRSE encoded by the coding sequence ATGGCGGACACTGGCGTAGTCACCGTTTACGGAAATGGTGTCATTTGTGAGGCTACCAAGAAATCTCCCTTCTCCGTCAAGGCCAGTTTGGCCCAAATACTTCGCGGCGGCGTAATTATGGACGTCGTTAATGCTCAGCAGGCTCGAATCGCTGAAGAGGCCGGTGCCTGCGCCGTCATGGCCCTCGAGAAAGTTCCCGCCGACATTAGGGCTCAAGGTGGAGTCGCTCGCATGAGCGATCCTCGATTAATCAAGGAAATCAAGCAAGCCGTGACCATCCCTGTCATGGCCAATGCTCGAATTGGTCATTTCGTCGAAGCTCAAATCCTTGAAGCCATCGGCGTCGATTACATCGACGAGAGCGAGGTTCTGACTCCAGCTGATGATAAGAACCACATCAACAAGCATAATTTTCGGATCCCCTTCGTATGTGGATGCCGAAATTTAGGGGAAGCGCTACGCCGAATTCGCGAAGGCGCGGCGATGATTCGTACCAAAGGCGAAGCCGGAACTGGAAATATTGTCGAGGCTGTTCGGCATGTGAGGTCTGTGATGGGAGACATTAGAATGCTGAGGAATATGGACGATGATGAAGTTTTCTGTTACGCAAAGCGAATTGGGGCACCGTATGACTTGGTGATGCAGACCAAACAGCTCGGCCGGCTGCCGGTGGTACATTTCGCAGCTGGAGGAATTGCAACTCCGGCTGATGCGGCGATGATGATGCAATTGGGTTGCGACGGAGTATTCGTCGGCTCCGGCGTGTTCAAGAGCAGCGATCCAGAAAAACGGGCTAGGGCTATTGTAAGAGCCGTAACGCATTACAGCGATCCTGATGTGCTTGCAGAGGTGAGCTTTGGATTGGGTGAACCCGTGGCCGGAATTAACCTCAGCGATGGCAATGTGAATGTTGAGAGGTATGCAAATCGGTCGGAGTAA
- the LOC120088393 gene encoding uncharacterized protein LOC120088393 — protein MRTVQVALRTLGGGLSRRLKQPSVLRNLSTNAARDSGFDNDKGKPDSFESIDDFEHRIFGGVSMGDSGNDAFFEKLDRLGKPRERIGSRPSGGNNFHALHGLEDDLTTLSDGMDGKLKKASTYFEYDPEEIAQDNYTFRADMSFKPGSTYEIKDLDLTKPGVRKPSKRVEFQVTTEEALRKADFRNVRFLANFITEAGIIHKRSKTRISAKAQRKVAREIKTARAFGLMPFTTMGTKSFLFGKSMENLDTDFAYEVPDDNTDADGGRPLK, from the exons ATGAGAACCGTTCAGGTTGCTCTGCGAACCCTTGGCGGTGGCTTATCTCGGAGATTAAAGCAACCTTCTGTGCTCAGAAACCTTTCCACAAACGCCGCTCGTG ATAGTGGCTTTGATAATGATAAGGGAAAACCTGATTCGTTTGAGTCTATTGATGACTTCGAACATCGGATATTTGGGGGCGTTTCTATGGGCGATTCCGGAAATGATGCTTTCTTTGAGAAGCTTGATAGACTTGGCAAACCTCGTGAAAGAATAGGTTCGAGACCGAGTGGAGGAAACAATTTTCATGCGTTGCATGGTCTGGAAGATGATCTTACCACGCTGTCAGATGGGATGGATGGCAAGTTGAAGAAAGCTTCCACTTATTTTGAGTATGATCCCGAGGAAATTGCACAAGATAATTATACTTTCAGAGCAGATATGTCTTTTAAGCCTGGATCAACATACGAAATCAAG GATCTGGATCTAACAAAGCCAGGTGTACGTAAACCTTCCAAAAGGGTCGAGTTTCAGGTGACAACGGAGGAGGCCTTAAGAAAAGCTGATTTCAGG AATGTTAGATTTTTGGCGAACTTTATAACCGAAGCTGGGATCATTCACAAGAGGAGCAAG ACACGTATCAGTGCCAAGGCACAGAGGAAAGTTGCACGCGAGATCAAAACTGCACGAGCATTTGGCTTAATGCCCTTCACAACAATGGGAACCAAATCATTCCTTTTTGGCAAAAGCATGGAGAATCTTGATACGGACTTTGCGTATGAAGTTCCCGACGATAATACCGATGCAGATGGAGGACGCCCGCTCAAATAA